Proteins encoded within one genomic window of Pigmentiphaga sp. H8:
- the holA gene encoding DNA polymerase III subunit delta, which yields MRQLRPEQLVAQLQRAGEQLEPLYTVTGDEPLLVIEACDALRAAATAGGFTERETVVADARSDWNALLSASQSISLFGDRRLLELKIPTGKPGKTGGEVIARLARQAPDQRGDCVTVVMLPKLDKTTRASAWFSALAEHGIVVDVPTIERPMLPGWVGERLARQKQRAGADVLQWLADRVEGNLLAAHQEILKLGLLYPEGVLTLEQVQDAVMNVARYDVFKLRDAMLAGDGKRMVRLIEGLRAEGEALPLVLWAVGEEIRLLARLAQAGQQGQSVPALMRTLRFFGTHEQLANQALKRLPPQAWTAAVHHAHEVDKIIKGLRVPGRLPDPWHEITRLALRLAA from the coding sequence ATGAGGCAATTGCGTCCCGAACAGCTGGTTGCCCAGCTTCAGCGGGCGGGCGAGCAGTTGGAACCGCTGTATACGGTGACCGGCGACGAGCCCCTGCTCGTGATCGAGGCTTGCGACGCCTTGCGGGCGGCGGCCACGGCTGGCGGGTTCACGGAACGGGAAACGGTGGTGGCGGACGCCCGCAGCGACTGGAACGCGCTGCTGAGCGCGTCGCAGTCGATCTCGCTGTTCGGCGACCGCCGGCTGCTGGAATTGAAGATCCCCACCGGCAAGCCTGGCAAGACCGGCGGCGAGGTGATCGCGCGGCTGGCACGGCAGGCGCCGGACCAGCGGGGCGACTGCGTCACGGTGGTGATGCTGCCCAAGCTGGACAAGACCACCCGCGCGTCGGCCTGGTTCTCGGCGCTGGCCGAGCACGGCATCGTCGTGGACGTGCCCACCATCGAACGGCCGATGCTGCCCGGCTGGGTGGGCGAGCGGCTGGCACGGCAGAAGCAGCGCGCCGGCGCCGACGTCCTGCAATGGCTGGCCGACCGCGTCGAGGGCAACCTGCTGGCCGCCCACCAGGAGATCCTCAAGCTCGGCCTGCTGTACCCCGAAGGGGTGCTGACGCTGGAGCAGGTGCAGGACGCGGTCATGAACGTGGCGCGCTACGACGTCTTCAAGCTGCGCGACGCCATGCTGGCGGGCGACGGCAAGCGCATGGTGCGCCTGATCGAAGGCCTGCGCGCCGAGGGCGAGGCCCTGCCGCTGGTGCTGTGGGCGGTGGGCGAGGAAATCCGCCTGCTGGCCCGCTTGGCCCAGGCTGGCCAGCAGGGGCAAAGCGTGCCGGCGCTGATGCGCACGCTGCGCTTTTTCGGCACGCATGAACAATTGGCCAACCAGGCACTCAAACGGCTGCCCCCCCAGGCCTGGACCGCCGCCGTCCACCACGCCCACGAGGTGGACAAGATCATCAAAGGACTGCGTGTTCCGGGACGCCTCCCGGATCCGTGGCACGAAATCACGCGGCTGGCGCTCAGGCTCGCGGCCTGA
- the lptE gene encoding LPS assembly lipoprotein LptE, translating into MKPLSSSSSADMRRRVLLQAAASGGLALLAGCGFALRGTADLPFSTLYIGAADTSELGAQLRRYVRNTTNTRIVEDPKTAEAQLQILQETRERSILSLDASGRVREFELRYLFAFRVHDGKGQDYIPPTTIALKRDLTFSDANTLAKDSEANLLYRDMQNETVQQVLRRMAAVETKQPS; encoded by the coding sequence ATGAAACCGTTGTCCTCTTCGTCCTCTGCTGATATGCGACGCCGTGTGCTGCTGCAAGCCGCGGCAAGCGGCGGGCTGGCACTTCTGGCGGGCTGCGGCTTCGCGCTGCGGGGCACGGCCGACCTGCCCTTCTCCACGCTCTACATCGGCGCTGCCGATACCTCCGAGCTTGGCGCGCAGTTGCGCCGCTACGTGCGCAACACGACCAATACGCGCATCGTCGAGGATCCCAAGACCGCGGAAGCGCAGTTGCAGATCCTGCAGGAAACGCGCGAGCGCAGCATCCTGTCGCTGGACGCCTCGGGCCGCGTGCGCGAATTCGAGTTGCGCTATCTGTTCGCCTTCCGCGTCCACGACGGCAAGGGCCAGGACTACATCCCGCCCACGACCATCGCACTCAAGCGCGACCTGACTTTCAGCGACGCGAACACCCTGGCCAAGGACTCCGAAGCCAACCTGCTGTATCGCGACATGCAGAACGAAACCGTGCAGCAGGTGCTGCGCCGCATGGCCGCGGTCGAGACCAAGCAACCCAGCTGA
- a CDS encoding glutamate-5-semialdehyde dehydrogenase: MDTSTLDQTMRRIGASARAASRLVARADDRAKAAALRAMAAGLRDRKDWLQAENAKDLEAARANGLDAALVDRLTLSDKALGLMAAGLEQIAAMPDPVGELTETRTRPNGMQVARMRVPLGVIAIVYESRPNVTIDAAALCLKSGNATILRGGSEAIHSNTALGRIVRAGLEAAGLPADAVQVVETTDRAAVGKLATMTEYVDVIVPRGGKGLIQRLSEEARVPVIKHLDGICHVYVDRDADLAKAHTIAFNAKTYRYGICGSMETLLVHADVATAFLPAMGQAFAGHGVEMRGCERTRALVPQAVPATEEDWDTEYLGPILSIKVVDDLDQAIGHIEAHGSQHTDSIVTENLSAARRFQREVDSSSVYVNLPTCFADGYEYGLGAEIGISTNKLHARGPVGLEGLTTLKWVLTGDGQTRG; the protein is encoded by the coding sequence ATGGATACCTCTACGCTCGACCAAACCATGCGCCGGATCGGCGCCAGCGCCCGTGCCGCCTCCCGCCTGGTCGCGCGCGCCGACGACCGCGCCAAGGCCGCCGCGCTGCGCGCGATGGCGGCCGGCCTGCGCGACCGCAAGGACTGGCTGCAGGCGGAAAACGCCAAGGATCTGGAAGCGGCCCGGGCCAATGGACTGGACGCGGCCCTGGTGGACCGCCTGACGCTGTCCGACAAGGCCCTGGGGCTGATGGCCGCCGGCCTGGAGCAGATCGCCGCCATGCCCGACCCCGTGGGCGAGCTGACCGAGACCCGCACGCGGCCGAACGGCATGCAGGTGGCCCGCATGCGGGTCCCGCTGGGCGTCATCGCCATCGTCTACGAATCGCGCCCCAACGTCACCATCGACGCGGCCGCGCTGTGCCTGAAATCAGGCAACGCCACCATCCTGCGCGGCGGTTCGGAAGCCATCCATTCCAACACCGCGCTGGGCCGCATCGTGCGCGCGGGCCTGGAAGCCGCCGGCCTGCCCGCCGATGCCGTGCAGGTGGTCGAGACGACCGACCGGGCGGCCGTGGGCAAGCTCGCCACCATGACCGAGTACGTGGACGTCATCGTTCCCCGGGGCGGCAAGGGGCTGATCCAGCGCCTGTCCGAGGAAGCGCGGGTGCCCGTCATCAAGCACCTGGACGGCATCTGCCACGTCTACGTCGACCGCGACGCCGACCTGGCGAAGGCCCACACCATCGCGTTCAACGCCAAGACCTACCGCTACGGCATCTGCGGCTCGATGGAAACCCTGCTGGTGCACGCCGACGTGGCGACGGCCTTCCTGCCGGCGATGGGACAGGCGTTTGCCGGACACGGCGTCGAGATGCGGGGCTGCGAGCGCACCCGGGCGCTGGTGCCGCAGGCCGTGCCGGCGACCGAGGAAGACTGGGACACCGAATACCTGGGCCCCATCCTGTCGATCAAGGTGGTGGACGACCTGGACCAGGCCATCGGCCACATCGAGGCCCACGGCTCCCAGCACACCGATTCCATCGTCACCGAGAACCTGTCCGCCGCCCGCCGCTTCCAGCGCGAGGTCGATTCGAGCTCGGTCTACGTCAACCTGCCGACCTGTTTCGCCGATGGCTACGAATACGGCCTGGGCGCCGAGATCGGCATCTCGACCAATAAGCTGCACGCCCGCGGGCCGGTCGGCCTGGAAGGATTGACCACGCTGAAATGGGTCCTGACCGGCGACGGCCAGACGCGAGGCTGA
- a CDS encoding efflux RND transporter periplasmic adaptor subunit, with translation MQRKRRSPYLLGAVSLATLLALSACGKGNGGAQQGAGAPPPMEIGTVTITPTKEVIVNELPGRLEATRIAEVRARVAGIVLQRVFREGSDVKAGQLLFKIDPAPFQADYNSAKANLERDQANLYQARMLAERYEPLVKANAVSKQEYDNAVASYKQAQAAVSATKAALDRAKLSLDYATVTAPISGRIGRALVTEGALVGQGEVTPLAVIQRLDPVYANFTQSVAQLSQLRAAFDSGKIKQVAPNEARVSLVLDDGSRYPLTGKLLFSDVTVDQSTGQVTLRAEFPNPNNVLLPGMYVRVRVEQGIDEAALTVPQQAVQRGANGDASVYVVGAENKIEPRQVKTGAAVGDRWIITQGLKPNDVVIVEGFQKVRPGAQVKPVPWKPAAESAPAQPAGQQGSKS, from the coding sequence ATGCAACGCAAAAGACGCTCACCTTATCTACTAGGCGCGGTATCGCTGGCGACCCTGCTCGCGCTGTCGGCTTGCGGCAAAGGAAACGGTGGCGCGCAGCAGGGCGCGGGAGCGCCTCCTCCGATGGAGATCGGCACCGTCACCATCACGCCCACCAAGGAAGTCATCGTCAACGAATTGCCGGGACGCCTGGAAGCGACCCGCATCGCCGAGGTCCGGGCGCGCGTGGCGGGCATCGTGCTCCAGCGCGTGTTCCGCGAAGGCAGCGACGTCAAGGCGGGCCAACTGCTGTTCAAGATCGATCCGGCGCCTTTCCAGGCCGACTACAACAGCGCCAAGGCCAACCTCGAGCGCGACCAGGCCAACCTGTACCAGGCCCGCATGCTGGCCGAACGCTATGAGCCGCTGGTGAAGGCGAACGCGGTCAGCAAGCAGGAGTACGACAACGCCGTCGCTTCGTACAAGCAGGCGCAGGCGGCCGTGTCGGCCACCAAGGCCGCGCTGGACCGCGCCAAGCTCAGCCTGGACTACGCCACCGTCACGGCCCCGATCTCCGGCCGCATCGGCCGTGCGCTGGTCACGGAAGGCGCGCTGGTCGGCCAGGGCGAAGTCACGCCGCTGGCGGTCATCCAGCGCCTGGATCCGGTCTACGCCAACTTCACGCAGTCCGTGGCGCAGCTGAGCCAGCTGCGCGCGGCCTTCGACAGCGGCAAGATCAAGCAGGTCGCGCCGAACGAAGCACGCGTGTCGCTGGTGCTGGACGATGGCTCGCGCTATCCCCTGACCGGCAAGCTGCTGTTCTCGGACGTCACGGTCGACCAGAGCACCGGCCAGGTCACGCTGCGCGCCGAGTTCCCGAACCCGAACAACGTCCTGCTGCCCGGGATGTACGTGCGGGTGCGGGTCGAGCAGGGCATCGACGAGGCGGCGCTGACCGTGCCGCAGCAGGCCGTGCAGCGCGGCGCCAACGGCGATGCGTCGGTGTACGTGGTCGGCGCCGAGAACAAGATCGAGCCGCGCCAGGTCAAGACCGGTGCCGCGGTGGGCGATCGCTGGATCATCACCCAGGGCTTGAAGCCCAACGACGTGGTCATCGTCGAAGGCTTCCAGAAGGTGCGTCCGGGCGCGCAAGTCAAGCCCGTCCCCTGGAAACCCGCGGCCGAGTCCGCGCCGGCGCAGCCGGCTGGCCAGCAGGGTAGCAAGTCGTGA
- a CDS encoding efflux RND transporter permease subunit: MSQFFISRPIFAWVVALFIILAGVLAIPNLPVSQYPAVAPPVISVSATYPGASAETVAQSITSLIEDELNGAQGMLYFESQSNFGRAEIDITFAPGVDPDLAAVDVQNRIKRVESRLPQSVLQQGLRVEKASTNFLLVLTLSSESGNTDAVGLGDYLTRNVLSEIRRIPGVGRAQLFASQRGMRIWIDPAKLVGFKLSAADVNAAIAGQNVQLPAGAIGDQPNLPDQQITATISVRGQLATPEEFGNIVLRANPDGSSVRLRDVARIEVGAESYAFSSRLNGKPTAAVAVQLAPGANALSAAEGVKTKMAELSAYFPADYKYDIPYDTSPFVKASIEKVLHTLVEAMVLVFLVMFLFLQNFRYTLIPSIVVPICLMGSFACMLIAGFSINVLTMFGMVLVIGILVDDAIVVVENVERIMVEEGLPPKEATRKAMGQISGAIIGITLVLTAVFLPLAFMSGSVGVIYRQFSLAMATSILFSGFLALSLTPALCATLLKPIPKGAHDEKKGFFGWFNRSFNRTADRYQNWVGRLLAKTGRYMVIYAAILAVMAYTFLRLPSSFLPAEDQGYVITDIQTPPGASVNRTSEAVDVMEAHYAARPSVKSIITILGFSFSGMGQNAALSFATLKDWSERGADESAQAEAARANGSFFARIKDAMVFSIVPPAIPELGNATGFTFRLQDRGGLGHNALRDARDQLLGAVAKSSVIAYARVEGLEDAPELRLLIDREKANALGVSFDSIRSSLSTSVGSAVVNDFINAGRVQRVVVQAEARDRMSPDDLLRLYAANSNGGLVPFSAFASSEWAKGPVQVIRYNGYPAYKISGDAKPGFSTGEAMSEMERLVRELPPGIGYEWTGQSLQERVSGAQVPILLTLSLLVVFLVLAALYESWSIPFSVILVVPLGILGAVLAVTMVGMPNDVFFKVGLITIIGLSAKNAILIVEFAKDLYAEGKGLAEATIEAARLRFRPIIMTSLAFILGVLPLAIATGASSGAQRAIGTGVMGGMISATLLAVFLVPVFFVVVLRLFKTKPESLHIMGHHDDEPNKGDAGAAGTVKHEGN, encoded by the coding sequence ATGTCGCAATTTTTCATTAGCAGGCCGATTTTTGCCTGGGTGGTCGCGCTGTTCATCATCCTGGCAGGCGTCCTGGCCATTCCCAACCTGCCGGTGTCGCAGTACCCGGCGGTGGCGCCTCCGGTCATCTCGGTATCGGCCACCTATCCCGGCGCGTCCGCCGAAACGGTGGCGCAGTCGATCACCAGCCTGATCGAGGACGAACTCAACGGCGCCCAGGGCATGCTGTATTTCGAGTCGCAGAGCAACTTTGGCCGCGCCGAAATCGACATCACCTTCGCGCCGGGCGTCGATCCCGACCTGGCCGCGGTGGACGTGCAGAACCGCATCAAGCGGGTCGAGTCCCGCCTGCCGCAGTCCGTGCTGCAGCAAGGGCTGAGGGTGGAGAAGGCCAGCACCAACTTCCTGCTGGTGCTGACCCTGTCCTCCGAAAGCGGCAATACCGACGCCGTAGGCCTGGGCGATTACCTGACCCGGAACGTGCTGAGCGAAATCCGCCGTATCCCCGGCGTGGGCCGGGCGCAGTTGTTCGCCTCGCAGCGGGGTATGCGCATCTGGATCGACCCGGCCAAGCTGGTGGGCTTCAAGCTGTCCGCGGCCGACGTCAATGCCGCCATCGCGGGCCAGAACGTGCAGTTGCCGGCGGGCGCCATCGGCGACCAGCCCAACCTGCCCGACCAGCAGATCACCGCCACCATCTCGGTGCGCGGCCAGCTGGCCACGCCCGAGGAGTTCGGCAACATTGTGCTGCGCGCGAATCCGGACGGCTCGTCGGTGCGCCTGCGCGACGTCGCGCGCATCGAGGTCGGCGCCGAGTCCTACGCGTTCTCGTCGCGCCTGAACGGCAAGCCGACCGCCGCCGTGGCGGTGCAGCTGGCGCCGGGCGCCAATGCGCTGTCGGCGGCCGAGGGCGTCAAGACGAAGATGGCCGAGCTGTCGGCCTATTTCCCCGCCGACTACAAGTACGACATCCCGTACGACACCTCGCCCTTCGTGAAGGCGTCGATCGAGAAGGTGCTCCACACCCTGGTCGAGGCCATGGTGCTGGTGTTCCTGGTGATGTTCCTGTTCCTGCAGAACTTCCGCTACACGCTGATTCCGTCCATCGTGGTGCCGATCTGCCTGATGGGTTCGTTCGCGTGCATGCTGATCGCCGGGTTCTCGATCAACGTGCTGACCATGTTCGGCATGGTGCTGGTGATCGGTATCCTGGTGGACGATGCCATCGTGGTGGTGGAGAACGTCGAGCGCATCATGGTCGAGGAAGGGCTGCCGCCGAAGGAGGCCACCCGCAAGGCCATGGGCCAGATCAGCGGCGCCATCATCGGCATCACGCTGGTGCTGACGGCCGTGTTCCTGCCGCTCGCCTTCATGAGCGGGTCGGTGGGGGTGATCTACCGGCAGTTCTCGCTGGCCATGGCCACGTCCATCCTGTTCTCGGGTTTCCTGGCGCTGTCCTTGACGCCGGCGCTGTGCGCCACGCTGCTCAAGCCCATCCCCAAGGGCGCGCATGACGAGAAGAAAGGCTTCTTCGGCTGGTTCAACCGCAGCTTCAACCGCACCGCCGACCGCTACCAGAACTGGGTGGGACGCCTGCTGGCCAAGACCGGACGCTACATGGTCATCTACGCGGCGATCCTGGCGGTGATGGCCTATACCTTCCTGCGCCTGCCCTCGTCGTTCCTGCCGGCGGAAGACCAGGGCTACGTGATCACCGACATCCAGACGCCCCCGGGCGCCTCGGTCAACCGCACCAGCGAAGCAGTCGACGTGATGGAAGCGCACTATGCCGCGCGGCCTTCGGTGAAGTCCATCATCACGATCCTGGGCTTCAGCTTCTCGGGCATGGGCCAGAACGCGGCGCTGTCGTTCGCCACGCTCAAGGACTGGTCCGAGCGCGGCGCGGACGAATCGGCGCAAGCCGAGGCCGCGCGCGCCAACGGCAGCTTCTTCGCGCGCATCAAGGACGCCATGGTGTTCTCGATCGTGCCGCCGGCCATTCCCGAACTGGGCAACGCGACCGGCTTCACGTTCCGCCTGCAGGACCGGGGCGGACTGGGCCACAACGCGCTGCGCGACGCCCGCGACCAGTTGCTGGGCGCCGTCGCCAAGAGCTCCGTGATCGCGTACGCCCGTGTCGAAGGTCTGGAAGACGCGCCCGAACTGCGCCTGCTGATCGATCGCGAAAAGGCCAACGCCCTGGGCGTGTCGTTTGATTCCATCCGTTCGTCGCTGTCCACGTCGGTGGGCTCGGCCGTGGTGAACGACTTCATCAACGCCGGCCGTGTCCAGCGCGTGGTCGTGCAGGCCGAGGCCAGAGACCGCATGTCGCCTGACGACCTGCTGCGCCTGTATGCCGCCAACTCGAACGGGGGGCTGGTGCCGTTCTCGGCCTTCGCCTCGTCCGAGTGGGCCAAGGGGCCGGTGCAGGTGATCCGCTACAACGGCTATCCCGCGTACAAGATCTCGGGCGACGCCAAGCCGGGCTTCAGTACCGGCGAGGCCATGAGCGAGATGGAGCGCCTGGTGCGCGAACTGCCCCCGGGCATCGGCTACGAGTGGACGGGCCAGTCGCTGCAGGAACGCGTGTCGGGTGCCCAGGTGCCCATCCTGCTGACGCTGTCGCTGCTGGTGGTGTTCCTGGTGCTGGCCGCGCTGTATGAAAGCTGGTCCATCCCGTTCTCGGTGATTCTGGTGGTGCCGCTGGGGATCCTGGGCGCGGTGCTGGCGGTGACGATGGTGGGCATGCCCAACGACGTGTTCTTCAAGGTGGGCCTGATCACCATCATCGGCCTGTCGGCCAAGAACGCGATCCTGATCGTGGAGTTCGCCAAGGACCTCTATGCCGAAGGCAAGGGCCTGGCCGAGGCCACGATCGAGGCGGCGCGCCTGCGTTTCCGTCCCATCATCATGACGTCGCTGGCGTTCATCCTGGGCGTGCTGCCGCTGGCCATCGCCACCGGCGCCAGCTCGGGCGCGCAGCGCGCCATCGGTACCGGCGTGATGGGCGGCATGATCTCCGCCACGTTGCTGGCCGTGTTCCTGGTGCCCGTGTTCTTCGTGGTGGTGCTGAGGCTGTTCAAGACCAAGCCCGAATCGCTGCATATCATGGGACACCATGACGACGAGCCGAACAAGGGCGATGCCGGCGCGGCGGGAACGGTCAAGCATGAAGGAAACTGA
- a CDS encoding CopD family protein, with the protein MLWVKAFHIVFVASWFAGLFYLPRIFVNLAQETNAAAATRLLGMARRLFRFTTILAVPAVLLGLWLYVGYGIGRGPGNGWMHAKLAVVVLVIGYHHACGSLLRKFEAGRNARSHVFYRWFNEVPVLLLLAATLLVVVKPF; encoded by the coding sequence ATGCTGTGGGTGAAAGCTTTTCACATCGTCTTCGTGGCCTCGTGGTTCGCCGGCCTGTTCTACCTGCCCCGCATCTTCGTCAACCTGGCGCAGGAAACCAACGCGGCCGCCGCCACGCGGCTGCTGGGCATGGCGCGCCGGCTGTTCCGCTTCACCACCATCCTGGCCGTGCCCGCCGTGCTGTTGGGCCTGTGGCTATATGTGGGCTATGGTATAGGCCGCGGCCCCGGCAACGGCTGGATGCACGCCAAGCTGGCCGTGGTCGTGCTGGTCATCGGCTATCACCATGCCTGTGGCAGCCTGCTGCGCAAATTCGAGGCCGGCCGCAACGCCCGGTCCCACGTGTTCTACCGCTGGTTCAACGAGGTTCCCGTGCTGCTGCTGCTGGCCGCCACCCTCCTCGTTGTCGTCAAACCCTTCTGA
- a CDS encoding class I SAM-dependent RNA methyltransferase codes for MSDTPERKKPTLSLPTGTRPRQSGDPQDAERRSRSGPRAHRVARAALESGKQPTAADEPGQAPDAPVRASHERRQDHRSGQPRASAPRDNRDRPRLEDAALPPRKPRPRRDDEPAARPRERHAGRPAPAPAAEPRAERRPHGTQAEVFAMFAPCPQGLEHTLVDELHALGYDDAHPGRAGAHFTADWNGMMRANLESRLATRVLVRVAHGTVRDEDELLELARATPWERWFGAEQTLRVDTSAVRSPMKSLQFCNLRVKDGICDRLRELEGERPSIDTVRPDARVHAFLDETSATLYLDTSGESLFKRGWRLDKGEAPLRENLAAGLLALSGWPADVPLIDPFCGSGTILIEAALKGLRVPPGISRPFAFERLRGHQDRRWRDLKDDARARILPELPMQLAGADIDPRAIEAARENAHRAGLTEDAVYFEVADARDTCPLDERAGWLVTNPPYGERLDLEEDRQLWTEWASTLKREFGGWQLHVITSDLEFPRKLRLDPFRRTPVYNGALACRLFGFQLVKGSFRR; via the coding sequence TTGTCCGATACTCCCGAGCGCAAGAAACCGACGCTTTCCCTTCCCACCGGCACCCGCCCGCGGCAATCCGGCGACCCGCAGGACGCCGAGCGGCGCAGCCGGTCGGGGCCGCGCGCCCATCGCGTGGCACGGGCGGCGCTGGAAAGCGGCAAGCAGCCCACCGCGGCGGATGAGCCAGGGCAGGCTCCCGACGCGCCGGTCCGTGCAAGCCACGAAAGGCGTCAAGACCATCGCTCGGGACAACCGCGCGCCTCCGCGCCACGCGACAACCGGGACCGGCCACGGCTGGAAGACGCCGCCTTGCCTCCCCGCAAGCCACGGCCGCGACGGGACGACGAGCCCGCGGCCCGCCCGCGCGAGCGGCACGCGGGCCGCCCCGCCCCCGCCCCGGCGGCCGAGCCCCGGGCGGAACGGCGTCCCCACGGCACGCAGGCCGAGGTCTTCGCCATGTTCGCTCCCTGCCCGCAAGGCCTGGAACACACGCTGGTCGACGAACTACATGCGCTGGGCTACGACGATGCCCACCCCGGCCGCGCCGGCGCCCATTTCACCGCCGACTGGAACGGCATGATGCGCGCCAACCTGGAATCGCGGCTGGCCACCCGCGTCCTGGTCCGGGTCGCGCACGGCACCGTGCGCGACGAGGACGAACTGCTGGAATTGGCCCGCGCCACCCCGTGGGAGCGCTGGTTCGGCGCCGAGCAGACCCTGCGCGTGGACACCTCGGCCGTCCGCAGCCCGATGAAAAGCCTGCAATTCTGCAACCTGCGGGTCAAGGACGGCATCTGCGACCGCCTGCGCGAGCTCGAGGGCGAACGCCCCAGTATCGATACCGTGCGGCCCGATGCGCGCGTGCATGCCTTCCTGGACGAAACCAGCGCCACGCTCTACCTGGACACCTCCGGCGAATCGCTGTTCAAGCGTGGCTGGCGGCTGGACAAGGGCGAGGCGCCGCTGCGCGAGAACCTGGCGGCGGGCCTCCTGGCCTTGTCCGGCTGGCCCGCCGACGTGCCGCTGATCGACCCCTTCTGCGGCAGCGGCACCATCCTGATCGAGGCGGCGCTCAAGGGCCTGCGCGTGCCGCCCGGCATCTCCCGCCCCTTCGCCTTCGAACGCCTGCGCGGCCACCAGGACCGCCGCTGGCGCGACCTGAAGGATGACGCGCGCGCCCGCATCCTGCCCGAGCTGCCCATGCAGTTGGCCGGCGCCGACATCGATCCGCGCGCGATCGAGGCGGCGCGCGAGAATGCCCACCGGGCGGGGCTGACCGAGGACGCGGTCTATTTCGAAGTGGCCGACGCGCGCGATACCTGCCCGCTGGACGAACGCGCGGGCTGGCTGGTCACCAATCCGCCCTACGGGGAACGCCTGGACCTGGAAGAAGATCGCCAACTCTGGACCGAATGGGCCAGCACGCTCAAGCGGGAATTCGGCGGCTGGCAGTTGCACGTCATCACCAGCGACCTGGAATTCCCGCGCAAGCTGCGCCTGGATCCGTTCCGGCGCACGCCGGTCTACAACGGCGCGCTGGCCTGCCGGTTGTTCGGTTTCCAGCTGGTCAAGGGCAGTTTCCGCCGCTGA
- the adeC gene encoding AdeC/AdeK/OprM family multidrug efflux complex outer membrane factor codes for MKRPAHSLVAVAVAALLGGCSLIPTYERPAAPVEADFSAHGAAPAGAQPATADIGWRQFFGDERLQRLIALSLENNRDLRVAVLNIEAARAQYGVTRADQFPGVNANANGSRQRTPGDLSYSGRSTIGSQYQVNLGVTAFELDLFGRVRSLSQAALAQYLASEETRRSTQISLVAQLANAYLNERSSDELLALAQRTLKTRQDSYGLIKLRYDAGAASELELQQAESLVQSALSEQAIAERNRAQATNAMVLLIGQPLPADLPAPRPLSQQALLADVPVGLSSDLIERRPDIRSAEQQLRSANASIGAARAAFFPRISLTGAFGTASSQLSGLFDSGSLAWSFAPQISLPIFDGGRNRANLDLAEVRKNVAVAQYEKTIQTAFREVADALDAKGTYDRQIQSQQTLVDASRRSLELSDMRYRNGVDSYLQLLDAQRALFTAEQSLLQARTQRLNNLVGLYKSLGGGWEENTVAAKAAAPTSTVQ; via the coding sequence ATGAAACGACCCGCACACTCACTCGTGGCGGTGGCCGTCGCCGCCCTGCTGGGGGGATGCTCGCTGATCCCGACCTATGAGCGCCCGGCTGCGCCGGTGGAGGCGGACTTCTCCGCCCACGGCGCCGCGCCGGCCGGCGCGCAGCCGGCCACGGCCGACATCGGCTGGCGCCAGTTCTTTGGCGACGAACGCCTGCAACGGCTGATCGCGCTGTCGCTGGAAAACAACCGCGACCTGCGCGTGGCGGTACTGAACATCGAGGCGGCCCGGGCCCAGTACGGCGTGACGCGCGCCGACCAGTTCCCCGGCGTCAATGCCAACGCGAACGGTTCGCGCCAGCGTACGCCCGGCGACCTGTCCTACTCCGGCCGCTCGACCATAGGCAGCCAGTACCAGGTCAACCTGGGGGTGACCGCGTTCGAACTGGACCTGTTCGGCCGTGTCCGCAGCCTGAGCCAGGCGGCGCTGGCGCAGTACCTGGCCAGCGAGGAAACCCGGCGCAGCACGCAGATCAGCCTGGTGGCCCAGTTGGCCAATGCCTACCTGAACGAGCGTTCCAGCGACGAACTGCTGGCGCTGGCGCAGCGTACCTTGAAGACCCGGCAGGACTCGTACGGCCTGATCAAGCTGCGCTACGACGCCGGTGCGGCGTCCGAGCTGGAGCTCCAGCAGGCCGAGTCGCTGGTGCAGAGCGCCTTGTCCGAGCAGGCCATCGCCGAGCGCAACCGCGCCCAGGCGACCAATGCCATGGTGTTGCTGATCGGCCAGCCCTTGCCCGCCGACCTGCCGGCGCCGCGGCCGTTGAGCCAGCAGGCTCTGCTGGCCGACGTTCCGGTGGGCCTGTCGTCCGACCTGATCGAGCGCCGGCCCGACATCCGTTCGGCCGAGCAGCAATTGCGCAGCGCCAATGCCAGCATCGGCGCCGCTCGCGCCGCGTTCTTCCCGAGGATTTCGCTGACCGGCGCGTTCGGCACCGCCAGCAGCCAGTTGTCCGGGCTGTTCGACAGCGGTTCGCTGGCCTGGAGCTTCGCGCCCCAGATCAGCCTGCCCATCTTCGACGGCGGCCGCAACCGGGCCAATCTCGACCTGGCCGAAGTTCGCAAGAACGTCGCGGTGGCCCAGTACGAGAAGACGATCCAGACGGCGTTCCGGGAAGTGGCGGACGCGCTCGACGCCAAGGGGACCTACGACCGGCAGATCCAGTCGCAGCAGACGCTGGTGGATGCTTCCCGCCGCAGCCTGGAGCTGTCCGACATGCGATACCGCAACGGTGTCGACAGCTACCTGCAGCTGCTGGACGCGCAGCGCGCCCTGTTCACCGCCGAACAGAGCCTGTTGCAGGCGCGCACGCAGCGCCTGAACAACCTGGTGGGCTTGTACAAGTCGCTGGGGGGCGGTTGGGAAGAGAATACGGTGGCCGCCAAGGCGGCGGCGCCAACCTCTACCGTGCAATGA